The following proteins come from a genomic window of Herpetosiphon gulosus:
- a CDS encoding MaoC family dehydratase yields MSYTIGQSARLRKTITEADIILFAGISGDANPVHIDEVAARESRFGRRIAHGMLGAGLISAVIGMHLPGPGTIYLNQTLAFRSPIYIGDTVTAYAEIKSLRDDKPIATLITQLLNEEAKILIEGEAIVLLPS; encoded by the coding sequence ATGAGCTATACAATTGGCCAAAGCGCTCGTTTGCGCAAAACCATCACCGAAGCCGATATTATTTTGTTTGCGGGAATTTCGGGCGATGCCAACCCGGTGCATATCGACGAAGTTGCTGCGCGTGAATCACGTTTTGGGCGACGGATCGCTCATGGTATGCTGGGCGCTGGCCTGATATCAGCGGTGATTGGTATGCATTTGCCTGGTCCAGGCACGATTTACCTCAACCAAACCTTGGCTTTTCGTAGCCCGATTTACATTGGCGATACGGTCACGGCCTATGCCGAAATCAAAAGCCTGCGCGACGATAAACCAATCGCTACATTAATCACTCAATTGCTGAATGAAGAAGCCAAAATCTTGATCGAGGGCGAGGCGATTGTACTGCTGCCAAGCTAA
- a CDS encoding phosphotransacetylase family protein produces the protein MATLYVASTESYVGKSAVCAALLRQLKDRKIDAGYMKPVSVSVTHTPEGAFDEDAAFIRESFGLSEPLEQIAPVLLRRTTIESILRGEQHDWAGAVQQAFQAISSQHQVTIVEGTNSWAEGSLVELSADRVADLIDAPMVLVSRYRTTLTVDAILSVQRFVGKRLKGVILNQIEETRLDFVQSHVVPFLEQHGIAVLGLLPQDSALSGIPVEDLVAELGGNVIGADFGKGKIIESLMIGAMGAEAGLSHFRRRANKAVITGGDRTDLQLAALETSTNALVLTGNFRPQQSVIDRAEQRNVPIITIADDTLTAVERIENMFGHIRLHERTKLERFTKLMAERCDWSRLDAILGL, from the coding sequence ATGGCAACGCTGTATGTTGCATCAACAGAATCATATGTTGGCAAGAGTGCAGTTTGTGCTGCCTTGTTGCGCCAACTCAAGGATCGCAAGATCGATGCTGGCTACATGAAGCCAGTCAGTGTTTCGGTCACCCACACGCCTGAAGGCGCTTTCGATGAAGATGCTGCCTTTATTCGCGAGAGCTTCGGCCTGAGCGAGCCATTGGAGCAAATCGCGCCAGTGCTGTTGCGCCGCACCACGATCGAAAGCATTTTGCGCGGCGAGCAGCACGATTGGGCTGGGGCGGTGCAACAAGCGTTCCAAGCAATCAGCAGCCAACATCAAGTGACGATCGTTGAAGGCACGAATAGTTGGGCTGAAGGCTCGTTGGTTGAGTTGAGCGCCGATCGGGTGGCCGATTTGATCGATGCGCCGATGGTCTTGGTTTCACGCTATCGCACGACGCTCACGGTCGATGCAATTTTGTCGGTGCAACGCTTCGTCGGCAAACGGCTCAAGGGCGTAATTCTTAACCAAATCGAAGAAACCCGCCTCGACTTTGTGCAATCGCATGTTGTGCCGTTCCTTGAGCAGCATGGCATCGCGGTTTTGGGCTTATTGCCGCAAGATAGTGCGCTATCAGGCATTCCAGTTGAAGATTTGGTGGCTGAGCTTGGTGGCAATGTGATTGGAGCCGATTTTGGCAAAGGCAAAATCATCGAATCGCTGATGATTGGGGCGATGGGAGCCGAAGCGGGCTTATCGCACTTTCGCCGTCGCGCCAACAAAGCCGTAATCACCGGTGGCGACCGCACCGATTTGCAACTGGCGGCCTTGGAAACCTCAACCAACGCCTTGGTATTGACAGGCAACTTCCGCCCACAACAATCGGTGATTGATCGCGCCGAACAACGCAACGTGCCGATCATCACAATTGCTGATGACACCTTGACCGCAGTTGAGCGAATTGAAAATATGTTTGGGCATATTCGCTTGCATGAACGTACCAAACTCGAACGCTTCACCAAACTCATGGCCGAGCGCTGCGATTGGTCGCGCTTGGATGCGATTTTGGGCTTGTAA
- a CDS encoding ferritin — MINPTIEAAINDQIKHEFESAYLYLSMSAYFESVNLSGFAHWMRLQYEEETVHAMKLFDYLHDRGGRAVLQAMAQPQSSFNSSLEVFEMALHHEQRVTALINSLYDLAIKENDHATQIHLQWFITEQVEEEKSASDVVEKLKMAGDHPGALFLLNEQLGSRAAE, encoded by the coding sequence ATGATTAATCCAACCATTGAAGCCGCGATTAACGATCAGATCAAGCATGAATTTGAGTCGGCCTACCTGTATCTCTCGATGTCGGCCTACTTCGAGTCGGTTAATTTGAGTGGCTTTGCTCATTGGATGCGCCTGCAGTACGAAGAAGAAACCGTGCACGCCATGAAGCTGTTCGATTATCTGCATGATCGTGGTGGCCGCGCTGTGCTGCAAGCCATGGCCCAGCCGCAATCGAGCTTCAATTCTTCACTTGAAGTGTTTGAAATGGCCTTGCATCACGAACAACGAGTTACCGCGTTGATCAACTCGCTCTACGATTTGGCGATCAAAGAGAATGATCATGCCACCCAAATTCACTTGCAATGGTTTATTACCGAGCAAGTCGAGGAAGAAAAGAGTGCCTCGGATGTGGTCGAAAAGCTCAAAATGGCTGGCGATCACCCAGGTGCCTTGTTTTTACTCAATGAACAATTAGGCAGTCGCGCCGCTGAATAG
- a CDS encoding epimerase — MKTMIFGATGMVGQGLLRECLLNSAVEQVLCVGRTPTGQRHPKLAEIVHSNLYQLGSIEHELVGYDACFFCLGVSAAGMTEAAYRSITYDLTLHVAQTLARLNPQSSFSYISGSGTEVNSRAMWARVKGQTEQALLALPFRAAYMFRPGFIQPQHGVVSKTRWYRLLYALTSPLYPVFKRLIPQYVTTTEQLAQAMLRVTQHGAPQPIIENSMINQL; from the coding sequence ATGAAAACAATGATTTTTGGGGCTACGGGCATGGTTGGGCAAGGTCTGCTACGTGAGTGTTTGTTGAATTCAGCGGTGGAGCAAGTGTTGTGTGTTGGCCGCACGCCCACAGGCCAACGCCACCCCAAACTAGCCGAAATTGTGCATAGCAATTTGTATCAACTCGGCTCAATCGAGCATGAGTTGGTGGGCTATGATGCCTGTTTTTTTTGTTTGGGCGTTTCGGCGGCAGGCATGACCGAGGCGGCTTATCGCTCAATCACCTATGATTTGACCTTGCATGTGGCCCAAACCTTGGCGCGATTAAACCCGCAATCAAGCTTTAGCTATATTTCGGGTTCGGGTACTGAGGTTAATTCGCGGGCGATGTGGGCACGCGTCAAAGGCCAAACCGAGCAAGCCTTATTAGCGTTGCCCTTTCGTGCGGCCTATATGTTTCGCCCGGGTTTTATCCAACCTCAGCATGGCGTAGTTTCCAAAACGCGTTGGTATCGGCTGCTGTATGCGCTTACCAGCCCGCTGTATCCCGTGTTTAAACGCTTGATTCCGCAATATGTGACCACGACTGAGCAACTAGCCCAGGCTATGCTACGAGTTACCCAACACGGTGCACCCCAGCCAATTATCGAAAATAGCATGATCAATCAGCTTTAA